In Pyrus communis chromosome 1, drPyrComm1.1, whole genome shotgun sequence, the following are encoded in one genomic region:
- the LOC137738896 gene encoding uncharacterized protein — MALEANQRGLQPCLINMDDIELNVNWEDVNCPICLDFPHNGVLLQCSSYEKGCRPFVCDTDHLHSNCLDRFKSAYGMSSPSKPVVNPVENTEPKASEDDCKPTCPLCRGEVTGWVVVDKARAHLDVKKRCCEEHRCTFMGSYLELQKHAQLEHPHSRPSKIDPARQLDWENFQQSSEIIDVLSTIHSEVPRGVVLGDYVIEYGDDETGDEFEDFHGDERNWWTSCILYQVFDNLRNSRNRRRSRVGDTRRGSRRASSDNSNSDEGSVTSVEFPEYRADEMDDEFMSTTGPSRGGSSYRSSRRRRSRFYDN; from the exons ATGGCCCTTGAAGCTAATCAAAGAGGGCTTCAACCCTGTTTAATCAATATGGATGATATTGAGTTAAATGTAAACTGGGAAGACGTGAATTGTCCTATATGTTTGGACTTTCCTCACAACGGTGTACTACTTCAGTGCTCATCTTATGAGAAAGGGTGCCGTCCTTTTGTTTGTGACACAGACCACTTACACTCCAATTGTTTAGACCGCTTCAAAAGTGCATATGGTATGTCATCTCCTTCAAAACCAGTTGTGAATCCTGTGGAAAATACTGAGCCAAAGGCATCAGAAGACGATTGCAAGCCTACTTGTCCTTTGTGTAGGGGGGAAGTTACTGGGTGGGTTGTTGTTGATAAGGCTCGTGCACATCTCGATGTGAAGAAGCGTTGTTGTGAGGAGCATCGATGTACATTTATGGGTTCGTATTTGGAATTACAAAAACATGCTCAGCTGGAGCACCCTCATTCTCGTCCTTCAAAGATTGATCCTGCTCGGCAGCTTGATTGGGAAAATTTCCAGCAGTCCTCCGAGATCATAGATGTTTTGAGCACTATACATTCAGAAGTCCCTCGTGGGGTGGTTTTAGGAGACTATGTGATTGAATATGGTGATGATGAGACTGGAGATGAATTTGAGGACTTCCATGGGGATGAACGCAACTGGTGGACCTCCTGCATCTTATATCAGGTTTTCGATAACTTAAGGAATTCTAGAAACAGAAGAAGGTCAAGAGTTGGTGACACAAGAAGAGGAAGTCGCCGAGCAAGCTCTGATAATTCAAATTCTGATGAAGGTTCTGTGACATCTGTTGAATTCCCTGAGTATAGGGCAGATGAGATGGATGATGAGTTTATGAGTACAACTGGCCCCTCCAGAGGTGGCTCTAGTTATCGCAG TTCCCGTAGACGTCGTTCTCGCTTCTATGACAATTAG